The following proteins are co-located in the Helicobacter pylori genome:
- a CDS encoding TolC family protein translates to MKKTTLFVLGLLFNNFLSAVDGISQTEPSSLNLAEDSVPLNHSNAQKLSLKNAWARVLSNHEGLHAQEYAIKRASKMKLAAKLSFLPQIDLSAFYVYLSNPIKMDFASQKQPGVQKATNQIHQGLQNIQQNIPPQVLTPQIQAGMQGVMQGFGALSSTLEAPLLFSKQNVVIGALSIIYPLYMGGARFTMVHIADLMQKDANEVYRLKKLSTFQELVSVYYGMVLNAEVAETLEEVEKGHYKHFQNALKMQKVGQIARVETLGAQVAYDKAHIASVKAKDVLEVSQLSFNSILSSKDDLAPSSKLEIHTEKNLPDLSFFVSSTLNSYPALKTLENQVQISKENTKLQIAKFLPQVSFFGSYLMKQNNSVFEDMIPNWFVGVAGRMPILSPTGRIQKYQASKLAELQMSSEQIQAKKNMELLVNKTYKETLSYLKEYKSLLSSVELAKENLKLQEQAFLQGLSTNAQVIDARNTLSSIIVEQKSVAYKYIVSLANLMALSDHIDLFYEFVY, encoded by the coding sequence ATGAAAAAAACAACCCTCTTTGTATTGGGCTTATTATTCAATAACTTTTTAAGCGCTGTTGATGGGATTTCTCAAACCGAGCCTTCTTCTTTGAATTTGGCTGAAGACAGCGTGCCTTTGAACCATTCTAACGCTCAAAAACTCTCTTTAAAAAACGCATGGGCTAGGGTGTTATCTAACCATGAAGGCTTGCATGCACAAGAATACGCCATTAAACGAGCGAGTAAAATGAAATTAGCGGCTAAGCTTTCTTTTTTGCCTCAAATTGATTTGAGCGCTTTTTATGTGTACCTTTCTAACCCCATTAAAATGGATTTCGCTAGCCAAAAACAACCGGGCGTGCAAAAAGCCACCAACCAGATCCATCAAGGCTTGCAAAACATCCAGCAAAATATCCCCCCTCAAGTATTAACCCCTCAAATCCAAGCGGGCATGCAAGGGGTGATGCAAGGTTTTGGGGCTTTGAGCAGCACTTTAGAAGCCCCCTTATTGTTTTCTAAGCAAAATGTGGTGATTGGGGCTTTGAGCATTATTTATCCCCTTTATATGGGTGGGGCAAGATTCACGATGGTGCACATTGCGGATTTGATGCAAAAAGACGCTAATGAAGTGTATCGCTTGAAAAAGCTCTCCACTTTTCAAGAGCTTGTGAGCGTGTATTATGGCATGGTGTTAAACGCAGAAGTGGCTGAAACTTTAGAAGAGGTAGAAAAAGGCCATTATAAGCATTTCCAAAACGCTTTGAAAATGCAAAAAGTAGGCCAAATCGCTAGGGTGGAAACATTAGGCGCTCAAGTGGCTTATGATAAGGCCCATATCGCTAGCGTTAAGGCTAAAGATGTGTTAGAAGTTTCGCAGCTCTCGTTCAATTCCATTTTATCCAGCAAGGACGATCTAGCACCTTCAAGCAAATTAGAGATCCACACCGAGAAAAATCTGCCTGATTTGAGCTTTTTTGTTTCTTCCACGCTCAATTCTTACCCGGCTTTAAAAACTTTAGAAAATCAGGTTCAAATTTCTAAAGAAAACACGAAATTACAGATCGCTAAATTCTTGCCCCAAGTGAGTTTTTTTGGCTCTTATCTTATGAAGCAAAACAATTCGGTGTTTGAAGACATGATCCCTAATTGGTTTGTGGGCGTAGCCGGGCGCATGCCCATACTCTCCCCCACAGGGCGTATCCAAAAATACCAAGCGAGCAAATTAGCGGAGTTGCAAATGAGTAGCGAACAAATCCAAGCTAAAAAAAACATGGAATTATTAGTGAATAAGACTTATAAAGAGACGCTTTCTTATTTGAAAGAATACAAAAGCTTGCTTTCTAGCGTGGAATTAGCCAAGGAAAACTTAAAACTCCAAGAGCAGGCTTTTTTACAAGGCTTAAGCACGAACGCTCAAGTCATTGATGCGAGGAACACGCTTTCTTCTATCATTGTGGAGCAAAAAAGCGTGGCTTATAAATACATTGTTTCATTAGCGAATTTAATGGCGTTAAGCGATCATATTGATTTATTTTATGAATTTGTTTATTAA
- the serS gene encoding serine--tRNA ligase produces the protein MIDRKLLLQDFDKVANSLKKRNHAMGDELERLREVITHYKKQLIELEGLQAFQNKVSKEFGIKMAQKVDTSDLKKELENNKIKLNELSKSVGELEQQIDLKLSIIPNLVDEKTPLGANEEDNIEIKKILTPRVFTFKPKEHFELAQQNGWIDFESGVKLAKSRFSVIRGFGAKIYRALIYLMLDFNEKNGFEIIYTPALVNEKMLFGTGQLPKFKEDVFKIENENLYLIPTAEVTLTNLYNDTIVSVENLPIKMTAHTPCFRSEAGSAGKDTRGMIRQHQFDKVELVAITHPKESDAMQEYMLESASEILRALELPHRFVQLCSGDLGFSASNTIDIEVWLPGQNCYREISSVSNTRDFQARRAKIRFKENQKNQLAHTLNGSSLAVGRTMVALMENHQQADGSIHIPKALEKYL, from the coding sequence ATGATTGATAGAAAACTTTTATTGCAAGATTTTGACAAGGTGGCTAATTCTTTAAAAAAGCGTAACCATGCGATGGGTGATGAGTTGGAGCGTTTGCGCGAAGTCATCACGCATTATAAAAAGCAACTCATTGAACTAGAAGGCTTGCAAGCCTTTCAAAACAAGGTTTCTAAAGAATTTGGCATCAAAATGGCTCAAAAAGTGGATACAAGCGATCTCAAAAAAGAGCTAGAAAACAATAAAATCAAATTGAATGAGCTTTCTAAAAGCGTGGGCGAATTGGAGCAACAAATTGATTTGAAGCTTTCCATAATCCCCAATCTAGTGGATGAAAAAACCCCTTTAGGCGCGAATGAAGAAGACAACATAGAAATTAAAAAAATCTTAACCCCAAGGGTTTTTACTTTCAAACCCAAAGAGCATTTTGAACTCGCTCAACAAAACGGCTGGATTGATTTTGAAAGCGGCGTGAAACTCGCCAAAAGCCGTTTTTCTGTCATTAGGGGTTTTGGGGCGAAAATTTATCGCGCGCTCATTTATTTAATGTTGGATTTTAATGAAAAAAATGGCTTTGAAATCATCTACACGCCGGCGTTAGTGAATGAAAAAATGCTTTTTGGGACCGGGCAATTACCCAAATTCAAAGAAGATGTTTTTAAAATAGAAAATGAAAATTTGTATTTGATCCCCACCGCTGAAGTAACGCTCACCAATCTATACAACGACACGATTGTTAGCGTTGAAAACCTCCCCATTAAAATGACCGCACACACGCCTTGTTTCAGGAGCGAAGCAGGGAGCGCGGGCAAGGACACAAGGGGGATGATAAGACAGCACCAATTTGATAAAGTAGAACTAGTGGCTATCACGCACCCTAAAGAAAGCGATGCCATGCAAGAATATATGCTAGAGAGCGCGAGCGAAATTTTAAGGGCTTTGGAATTGCCGCACCGGTTTGTGCAATTGTGCAGTGGGGATTTAGGCTTTAGCGCAAGCAACACGATAGACATTGAAGTGTGGCTGCCCGGGCAAAATTGCTACAGAGAAATCAGCTCCGTGTCTAACACGAGGGATTTTCAAGCCAGGCGCGCCAAAATCCGCTTCAAAGAAAATCAAAAAAACCAATTAGCGCACACCTTAAACGGCTCTTCTTTAGCGGTAGGCAGGACAATGGTCGCTTTAATGGAAAACCACCAGCAAGCGGATGGGAGCATTCATATTCCTAAGGCGTTAGAAAAATACCTTTAA
- a CDS encoding carbon-nitrogen hydrolase family protein gives MRVFALQLESFEENLMQSLFNSIPKQSVVVLPEYVINPFFHHNMGLDVNEISDQSKRAIEFLSQKCEELDLIVSAPVLLEEHSKIYKKIALISKENIQYYTQQRLIPYPHWDEESFFDNEKSAFKELLVFERDGLKFAPLFGFEAHFDEIWVQAKNQGVDVVLLSSVATFESNERWRLLCQMRAFCASCVVVRANRIGAYRQIIVEEDQKNEFLWKFYGDSFVALPNGAIEDSLEGKMGALSAQIDKNDIDEWVKLWHFRTIKEG, from the coding sequence ATGCGAGTGTTTGCTTTGCAATTAGAGTCTTTTGAAGAAAATCTCATGCAATCCTTATTCAACTCCATACCCAAGCAAAGCGTGGTGGTGTTGCCTGAATACGTGATCAACCCCTTTTTCCACCATAACATGGGATTGGATGTGAATGAAATCAGCGATCAGTCCAAGCGAGCGATAGAATTTTTGTCTCAAAAATGCGAAGAATTGGATTTGATCGTTTCAGCCCCGGTGCTTTTAGAAGAACATTCTAAAATCTATAAAAAAATCGCCCTCATTTCTAAGGAAAATATCCAGTATTACACACAACAACGCTTAATTCCCTATCCTCACTGGGACGAAGAGAGCTTTTTTGACAATGAAAAAAGCGCCTTTAAAGAATTGCTCGTGTTTGAAAGAGACGGCTTGAAATTCGCCCCTTTGTTTGGCTTTGAAGCGCATTTTGATGAAATATGGGTTCAAGCTAAAAATCAGGGCGTGGATGTGGTGCTTTTAAGCAGCGTGGCCACTTTTGAATCCAATGAAAGGTGGCGGCTTTTGTGCCAGATGCGCGCTTTTTGCGCTTCTTGCGTGGTGGTTAGGGCTAATAGGATCGGAGCGTATCGCCAGATCATTGTAGAAGAAGATCAAAAAAACGAATTTTTGTGGAAATTTTATGGGGATAGTTTTGTGGCCTTGCCTAATGGCGCTATTGAAGATTCTTTAGAGGGTAAAATGGGGGCTTTGAGCGCTCAAATAGATAAAAACGATATAGACGAATGGGTTAAATTGTGGCATTTTAGAACGATTAAAGAGGGTTGA
- a CDS encoding hemolysin family protein produces the protein MGRNQGAYLDSSESILMLMVAFLLVLLNAFFVLSEFALVKVRKTRLEELVKIGNSNAKLALKMSQRLDTYLSATQLGITLSSLALGWVGEPAIAKLLAVLFESMDLRENPIFIHSMSVVIAFLSITFLHVVLGEIVPKSLAIAKSEKAALFAAHPLHVFWVVFYPVVRLFDVIAHFFLKKVGINPKEHDGTHSEEELKIIVGESLREGIIDSVEGEIIKNAVDFSDTSAKEIMTPRKDMVCLDEENSYEENIDIVLKSRFTRYPYCKGSKDNIIGMVHIRDLLSRSIFTPKMHDFNQIVRKMIIVPESASISQILIKMKKEQIHTALVIDEYGGTAGLLTMEDIIEEIMGEISDEYDLKQEGVNKLEEGVFELEGMLDLESVEEVLHIEFDKECEQVTLGGYVFSLLERMPMEGDTIVSHGYVFEVLSVDGARIKRLKAVKQDQGENEA, from the coding sequence ATGGGGAGGAATCAAGGAGCTTATTTGGATTCGTCTGAATCAATTTTGATGTTGATGGTTGCTTTTTTATTGGTGCTGTTGAACGCTTTTTTTGTGCTTTCAGAGTTTGCCCTTGTGAAAGTGCGTAAAACCCGCTTAGAAGAGCTGGTTAAAATCGGTAATTCCAACGCTAAACTCGCTTTAAAGATGAGTCAAAGACTAGACACTTATTTGAGCGCAACGCAGTTAGGCATCACCCTTTCTTCATTAGCTTTAGGCTGGGTGGGTGAGCCCGCTATCGCAAAATTGTTAGCCGTGCTGTTTGAGTCTATGGATTTGAGAGAAAATCCTATTTTTATCCATTCAATGAGCGTGGTTATAGCGTTTTTAAGCATCACTTTTTTGCATGTCGTGTTGGGCGAGATTGTGCCTAAATCTTTAGCGATCGCTAAATCTGAAAAAGCCGCTCTTTTTGCCGCGCACCCTTTGCATGTGTTTTGGGTCGTGTTTTACCCGGTGGTGCGCTTGTTTGATGTGATCGCTCATTTCTTTTTAAAAAAAGTGGGCATCAATCCTAAAGAGCATGACGGCACGCATTCTGAAGAAGAGTTAAAAATCATTGTGGGCGAGAGTTTAAGAGAGGGCATTATTGATTCAGTGGAGGGCGAAATCATTAAAAACGCTGTGGATTTTTCTGACACGAGCGCTAAAGAAATCATGACCCCACGAAAAGACATGGTGTGTTTAGACGAAGAAAACAGCTATGAAGAAAATATAGACATTGTTTTAAAAAGCCGCTTCACGCGCTACCCTTATTGTAAAGGCTCTAAAGACAACATTATCGGCATGGTGCATATCAGAGACTTGCTCTCTCGCTCTATTTTTACCCCCAAAATGCATGATTTCAATCAAATCGTTAGGAAAATGATCATCGTCCCTGAGAGCGCTTCCATTTCTCAAATCCTTATTAAAATGAAAAAAGAGCAAATCCATACCGCTTTGGTGATTGATGAATACGGCGGCACGGCCGGGTTGCTCACTATGGAAGATATTATTGAAGAGATCATGGGCGAGATTAGCGACGAATACGACTTGAAACAAGAGGGCGTGAACAAGCTTGAAGAGGGCGTGTTTGAATTAGAGGGCATGCTGGATTTAGAGAGCGTAGAAGAAGTGCTTCACATTGAATTTGACAAAGAATGCGAGCAGGTAACGCTTGGGGGTTATGTTTTTAGCTTGTTAGAGCGCATGCCTATGGAGGGGGATACAATCGTTTCGCATGGGTATGTTTTTGAAGTCTTAAGCGTGGATGGGGCCAGGATAAAACGCTTAAAAGCGGTTAAACAAGATCAGGGAGAAAATGAAGCATGA
- a CDS encoding YigZ family protein has product MKTLKNLIASKHQTKASRFLGYLMPFDGFEKTLLQLKKEHFKAAHFVTAFRYCLEGKITEGFSDDGEPKGSSGMPVLSVLRREDLINIGLVSVRYFGGTLLGVGGLMKAYATSALLCVENAKRENAFKDFVELETLSAHYSYKELDALQREIKKFSLQLSKKNFSNQSVEVEISGTRENLQAFLKQNNI; this is encoded by the coding sequence GTGAAAACGCTTAAAAATCTTATCGCTTCCAAGCACCAGACTAAAGCGTCTCGCTTTTTAGGGTATCTTATGCCTTTTGATGGTTTTGAAAAAACCCTTTTACAATTGAAAAAAGAGCATTTTAAGGCCGCGCATTTTGTAACGGCGTTCCGCTATTGTTTAGAGGGCAAAATCACGGAGGGTTTTAGCGATGATGGCGAGCCTAAAGGGAGTTCAGGCATGCCTGTGCTTAGCGTTTTGAGGCGAGAGGATTTGATCAATATAGGATTAGTGAGCGTGCGTTATTTTGGAGGCACGCTTTTAGGGGTGGGGGGCTTGATGAAAGCTTATGCCACTAGCGCGTTATTGTGCGTAGAAAACGCTAAAAGAGAAAACGCTTTTAAGGATTTTGTGGAGTTAGAAACTTTAAGCGCTCATTATTCTTACAAAGAATTAGACGCTCTTCAGCGTGAAATTAAGAAATTTAGCTTACAATTAAGCAAAAAGAATTTTTCAAACCAAAGCGTGGAAGTGGAAATCAGCGGCACGAGAGAAAATTTGCAAGCGTTTTTAAAACAAAATAATATTTGA
- a CDS encoding HlyD family secretion protein, which yields MSNSMLDKNKAILTGGGALLLGLIVLFYLAYRPKAEVLQGFLEAREYSVSSKVPGRIEKVFVKKGDRIKKGDLVFSISSPELEAKLAQAEAGHKAAKALSDEVKRGSRDETINSARDIWQAAKSQATLAKETYKRVQDLYDNGVASLQKRDEAYAAYESTKYNESAAYQKYKMALGGASSESKIAAKAKESAALGQVNEVESYLKDVKATAPIDGEVSNVLLSGGELSPKGFPVVLMIDLKDSWLKISVPEKYLNEFKVGKEFEGYIPALKKSAKFRVKYLSVMGDFATWKATNNSNTYDMKSYEVEAIPLEKLENFRVGMSVLVTIKP from the coding sequence ATGTCAAACAGCATGTTGGATAAAAATAAAGCGATTCTTACAGGAGGTGGGGCTTTATTATTAGGGCTAATCGTGCTTTTTTATTTAGCTTATCGCCCTAAGGCTGAAGTGCTGCAAGGGTTTTTGGAAGCCAGAGAATACAGCGTGAGTTCCAAAGTCCCTGGTCGCATTGAAAAGGTGTTTGTCAAAAAAGGCGATCGCATTAAAAAGGGCGATTTGGTTTTTAGCATTTCTAGCCCTGAATTAGAAGCCAAACTCGCTCAAGCTGAAGCCGGGCATAAAGCCGCTAAAGCGCTTAGCGATGAAGTCAAAAGAGGCTCAAGAGATGAAACGATCAATTCTGCAAGAGACATTTGGCAAGCGGCAAAATCTCAAGCCACTTTAGCTAAAGAGACTTATAAGCGCGTTCAAGATTTGTATGATAACGGCGTGGCGAGCTTGCAAAAGCGCGATGAAGCCTATGCGGCTTATGAAAGCACCAAATACAACGAGAGTGCGGCTTACCAAAAGTATAAAATGGCTTTAGGGGGGGCGAGTTCTGAAAGTAAGATTGCTGCTAAGGCTAAAGAGAGCGCGGCTTTAGGGCAAGTGAATGAAGTGGAGTCTTATTTAAAAGACGTCAAAGCTACAGCCCCAATTGATGGGGAAGTGAGTAATGTGCTTTTAAGCGGTGGCGAGCTTAGCCCTAAAGGTTTTCCTGTGGTGCTTATGATTGATTTAAAGGATAGTTGGCTAAAAATCAGCGTGCCTGAAAAGTATTTGAACGAGTTTAAGGTGGGTAAGGAATTTGAAGGCTATATCCCGGCGTTGAAAAAAAGCGCGAAATTCAGGGTCAAATATTTGAGCGTGATGGGGGATTTTGCGACTTGGAAAGCGACGAATAATTCCAACACTTACGACATGAAAAGCTATGAAGTGGAGGCCATACCCTTAGAAAAGCTGGAAAATTTTAGGGTAGGGATGAGCGTGTTAGTTACTATTAAACCTTAG
- a CDS encoding exodeoxyribonuclease VII small subunit, which yields MQDELFETEKAPQKNTKNTKNTKNAPKKSFEEHVHSLEQAIDRLNDPNLSLKDGMDLYKTAMQELFLAQKLLENAYLEHEKLQTLDKKA from the coding sequence ATGCAAGATGAATTATTTGAAACCGAAAAAGCCCCCCAAAAAAATACTAAGAACACTAAAAATACTAAAAACGCCCCTAAAAAAAGCTTTGAAGAGCATGTTCATTCCCTAGAGCAAGCCATAGATCGCTTGAATGATCCCAATTTATCCTTAAAAGACGGGATGGATTTGTATAAAACGGCCATGCAAGAGTTGTTTTTGGCTCAAAAGCTTTTAGAAAACGCTTATTTAGAGCATGAAAAACTCCAAACGCTAGACAAAAAGGCTTAA
- a CDS encoding ABC transporter permease — MNFFKILLMELRAIVSHKGVLLILIGAPLIYGLLYPLPYLKDTVTQQKIALVDEDNSFLSRQLAFMVQSSNELEIAFFSPSMLEAKKLLKEEKVYGILHIPSHFEANIHKQVPVTIDFYANSNYFLIYGALANAVVESINALNDEIRFKRNAQIEEAELGTDGIKIRPIALYNPSEGYLNYALSSVFIFILHQVMLIASSMFVSSRRLELALLDKKQIALRQFARLLIFMGAFSVFILWYFGALFSFYGIERHASTLMVFLNSSIFMLATLSLGLFLGAWIKNEAHTTQIVLISSLPLIFMMGFVWPFESLPSYLQAFVQIVPAYHAISLLGRLNQMHAEFIDVSIHFYVLIAIFIASFIGSVFKLSSLKKACENA; from the coding sequence ATGAATTTTTTTAAAATCCTTTTAATGGAATTAAGGGCGATTGTTTCTCATAAGGGCGTTTTGTTAATCCTTATAGGCGCGCCTTTAATCTATGGTTTATTATACCCTTTGCCTTATTTAAAAGACACCGTAACGCAGCAAAAAATCGCCCTTGTAGATGAAGACAATTCCTTTCTTTCCAGGCAATTAGCCTTCATGGTGCAAAGCTCCAACGAGTTGGAAATCGCTTTTTTTAGCCCCTCTATGCTGGAAGCTAAAAAGCTTTTAAAAGAAGAAAAAGTTTATGGGATCTTGCATATCCCTTCGCATTTTGAAGCCAATATCCATAAGCAAGTGCCTGTAACGATAGATTTTTATGCGAATTCCAATTACTTTTTGATTTATGGCGCCTTAGCGAATGCGGTGGTGGAGAGCATCAACGCTTTAAATGATGAGATAAGGTTTAAGCGCAACGCTCAAATAGAAGAGGCTGAATTAGGGACAGACGGGATTAAGATTAGGCCTATCGCTTTGTATAACCCTAGTGAGGGGTATTTGAATTACGCGCTCTCTAGCGTGTTTATTTTCATTTTACACCAGGTGATGCTCATTGCAAGCAGCATGTTTGTCAGCTCCAGGCGTTTGGAATTAGCCCTTTTAGACAAAAAGCAAATCGCTTTAAGGCAATTTGCAAGGCTTTTGATCTTTATGGGAGCGTTTAGCGTTTTTATTTTATGGTATTTTGGAGCGTTGTTTTCTTTTTATGGGATCGAACGGCATGCGAGCACTTTAATGGTGTTTTTGAATAGCTCCATCTTCATGCTTGCAACCTTGAGTTTGGGGTTGTTTTTAGGCGCATGGATCAAAAATGAAGCCCACACCACTCAAATCGTTTTAATTTCTTCTTTGCCCTTGATTTTTATGATGGGTTTTGTGTGGCCTTTTGAATCCTTGCCCTCTTATTTACAAGCGTTCGTTCAAATAGTGCCTGCTTATCATGCGATTAGTTTGCTAGGGCGGTTGAATCAAATGCATGCGGAATTTATAGATGTTTCCATCCATTTTTATGTGCTTATTGCGATTTTTATTGCGAGTTTTATAGGGAGTGTGTTCAAACTCAGCTCTTTAAAGAAAGCTTGTGAAAACGCTTAA
- the hemJ gene encoding protoporphyrinogen oxidase HemJ, whose amino-acid sequence MEFLSGYFLWVKAFHVIAVISWMAALFYLPRLFVYHAENAHKKEFVGVVQIQEKKLYSFIASPAMGFTLITGILMLLIEPTLFKSGGWLHAKLALVVLLLSYHFYCKKCMRELEKDPTRRNARFYRVFNEIPTILMILIVILVVVKPF is encoded by the coding sequence ATGGAATTTTTGAGCGGGTATTTTTTATGGGTTAAGGCTTTCCATGTGATAGCGGTCATTTCGTGGATGGCGGCGTTGTTTTATTTGCCGCGCCTTTTTGTCTATCATGCCGAAAACGCGCATAAAAAGGAGTTTGTAGGAGTGGTTCAAATCCAAGAAAAAAAGCTTTATTCCTTTATCGCTTCACCGGCTATGGGTTTCACGCTTATTACAGGGATTTTAATGCTGTTGATAGAGCCTACGCTCTTTAAAAGCGGGGGTTGGTTGCATGCTAAATTGGCTTTAGTGGTTTTGCTTTTATCCTATCATTTTTATTGCAAAAAATGCATGCGCGAGCTAGAAAAAGATCCTACAAGAAGAAACGCAAGGTTTTATCGTGTGTTTAATGAGATTCCAACGATTTTAATGATTCTCATTGTGATTTTAGTGGTTGTCAAGCCTTTTTAA
- a CDS encoding ABC transporter permease yields the protein MFRLISAWVLQDKFLFIVCFILPFCLGILGTQIFKQEIPRQLPIVVVDLDKTTTSHQVAFELGATSALEIKYQVASLLEAKRFLNSAEVYGALVLPKDLEKKIKMGRKVDLPFYYNAEYVLVGKTLKNAFLQTALTLDAKTLATKALVRDSNLISAKAQAVPIVLQLHALYNEENNYTQYLLSVMLPCMWLILIAIGMLNFIQKISNMRELLISILANVCVFSFWGMGMAFYFNLIGMEGHYAHLSLVFLAVVLMALIMSGFVVLVYGVSKSVIETAGAIGVYTAPSFAFAGVTYPQNNMEIFGSFWSHCLPISHFMKFFLQEAYYKTDFTESLNSLMPLVFFLIFLVLGLLIFYFSFKKGKASA from the coding sequence TTGTTCAGATTGATAAGCGCATGGGTTTTACAAGACAAGTTCTTGTTTATCGTGTGTTTTATATTGCCTTTTTGTTTAGGGATTTTAGGCACGCAAATCTTTAAACAAGAAATCCCAAGACAGCTCCCTATCGTGGTGGTGGATTTAGATAAGACCACTACAAGCCATCAGGTAGCGTTTGAATTAGGCGCAACGAGCGCGCTTGAAATCAAATACCAAGTGGCTAGCCTTTTAGAAGCCAAACGCTTTTTAAACTCCGCTGAAGTGTATGGGGCGTTAGTTTTACCTAAAGATTTAGAGAAAAAAATCAAAATGGGGCGAAAGGTGGATTTGCCCTTTTATTATAATGCGGAATATGTTTTAGTGGGGAAAACGCTCAAAAACGCTTTTTTACAAACCGCTTTGACTTTAGACGCTAAAACCTTAGCCACCAAAGCTTTAGTGCGAGATTCCAATTTGATTTCTGCTAAAGCCCAAGCGGTGCCTATTGTCTTGCAATTGCATGCACTATACAATGAAGAAAACAATTACACGCAATACCTTTTAAGCGTGATGCTGCCTTGCATGTGGCTTATTTTGATTGCGATTGGCATGCTCAATTTCATTCAAAAAATCTCTAACATGCGCGAGCTTTTAATCAGTATTTTAGCGAATGTGTGCGTGTTTAGCTTTTGGGGGATGGGCATGGCGTTTTATTTTAATCTCATTGGCATGGAGGGGCATTATGCGCATTTGTCATTGGTCTTTTTGGCGGTCGTTTTAATGGCGCTCATTATGAGCGGGTTTGTGGTGCTAGTTTATGGCGTTTCAAAAAGCGTTATTGAAACCGCTGGCGCGATTGGGGTCTATACCGCTCCAAGTTTTGCTTTTGCTGGGGTTACTTACCCACAAAACAACATGGAAATTTTTGGGAGTTTTTGGAGCCATTGCTTGCCTATTAGCCATTTTATGAAGTTCTTTTTACAAGAGGCCTATTACAAGACGGATTTTACAGAGTCTTTAAATTCTCTAATGCCGCTTGTGTTCTTTTTAATCTTTTTAGTCTTAGGGCTTTTGATTTTTTATTTTTCTTTTAAAAAAGGCAAGGCTAGCGCATGA
- the ubiE gene encoding bifunctional demethylmenaquinone methyltransferase/2-methoxy-6-polyprenyl-1,4-benzoquinol methylase UbiE has protein sequence MKKEKHLKQEKIINMFDDIASSYDQANRLMSFGLDVKWRERACEHAFLFLENKKALRLVDVACGTGDMLIAWQKSALNCGIEFKECLGIDPSNNMLELAIKKCEELENKISFIQAQAKDLKGVENNSVDILSIAYGLRNVVERQEALKEFFRVLKPRGVLVILEFLKKDNPTWLDKISGFYTNKVLPLVGGAISKNYGAYSYLPQSIEGFLSLEGLKHELKNAGFEILRTEDSIAQISTTMLVKKS, from the coding sequence ATGAAAAAAGAAAAGCACCTCAAGCAAGAAAAAATCATCAACATGTTTGATGATATAGCCAGCTCTTACGATCAAGCCAACCGCTTGATGAGTTTTGGCTTAGATGTTAAGTGGCGAGAAAGGGCTTGCGAGCATGCGTTTTTGTTTTTGGAAAACAAGAAAGCGTTAAGGCTTGTGGATGTGGCATGCGGGACAGGGGATATGCTCATAGCTTGGCAAAAAAGCGCTCTCAATTGCGGCATAGAGTTTAAGGAGTGTTTGGGGATTGACCCCTCTAATAACATGCTTGAATTAGCCATTAAAAAATGTGAAGAGCTTGAAAATAAAATTTCTTTCATCCAAGCTCAAGCCAAAGATTTAAAGGGCGTTGAAAATAACAGCGTGGATATCCTTTCCATTGCGTATGGCTTGCGTAATGTCGTGGAAAGACAAGAGGCCTTAAAAGAGTTTTTTAGGGTGTTAAAGCCTAGGGGCGTTTTAGTGATTTTAGAATTTTTAAAAAAAGACAACCCCACATGGCTGGATAAAATCTCAGGGTTTTACACGAATAAGGTTTTGCCTTTAGTGGGAGGGGCTATCAGTAAGAATTATGGCGCTTATTCTTATTTACCGCAATCCATTGAGGGGTTTTTGAGTTTGGAGGGTTTGAAGCATGAATTAAAAAACGCAGGGTTTGAGATTTTAAGGACTGAAGATTCTATCGCTCAAATTTCAACGACCATGCTTGTTAAAAAAAGCTAA